ACTAAACcccaattttttgaaaattgccTTCTTACTAATTCTACTTCCAGAAGTAGATGCAGATCTTTCAATATCCATACTTTTCTTACTATCAGAAGTTGGACTTCTCTTCATATTATATTGTGGTTCAATAATGGCAAGTGATTCATCAGCATTTTccacttttttcaattcgCTGGTGTTATTGTTTACTTCATTTACAATTTGTGTAAGTAAACTAGTATTGGATCTACTTCTTTGTTCTTTATTTATATCCAAAGGTGATATATGTAAAGATGctttattcttcttttcaaatGGTTCTGTTGGTTCTTTATGAGCAATAACTGGACCAATACGAAGTATTCTTTCATCTGGATGGGTTAAATATGGTTCCCATGCTGCTTCCAATGTAGTTGCTGGCTTCACTTCCATTACTTTCGGTTTcactttttcttgttgttgatggaTATTCAGTGGGACCTTGGTTAATGTTTTTCTATCCTTTGATGGTGTGGTTTTCACATAAGATCCTACTGACGGTCTAGTACTAATCTGTGGACGTAAAATATTTGTTCCCGGAATATAATCCTGTTGTGAATATGAAAGTTTGCGAGTTTCATTGGAGTTGCTGCTACGCTTAGATGAATCCTCGGATGTACTGGAATTTTGGTTTGTAGCTGGTTTGTTTAAAACATATGCAGCTACACTAGCGGCACTAACTTTTTCTGTGGACTTGTTATTAATAGTAGCTGGGCTCGGCTCTTTCTCAGGAGTCGGTGATGACCCTTTATGTCCgttactactactaccaccaacAGCAGTGGCGACATTGTTggtatttgaatttgagtTTGTGGATTTCTTCACATTCTTCTTAATGACTGTGGTTATAGGTGCCTTATTCAATTCCGGTACTTTCATCATGGATTTTGCTGTCATTTTATAAGGTCCTATTTCAGGAGGATCAGACAACCAAATCAGATCAAAATCTTTAAAGTCGACCGATTGGAAAAAGTAATGTTTTTGTATTTCTGGAATGGTGGCACGTCGTGAAGGTTGCAACACAAGAATCTTCTTTATTAAATCTCTAATAATTGTAGGGAATCCTGCACTAAACGCAAATTGCAATTTcgtaattttttgaaacgTTAAATATTCATTAGTTGCCTTAAATGGTGGTTTCCCAGCAATCATTTGATATATGATGCAACCAAAAGCCCAAACATCTCCAGGTTTACCACAATACTtattttctaataattcagGGGATACATATTCAGCGGTTCCAACAAATGATTTTGCTCTTACATCCACTGGGTATTCTTCACTTTCatcattctttttctctaaTAATCTTGCAGTACCAAAATCTGTAATTTGAATTCTCATTTTGTCATCTAATAATATATTCTCTGGTTTTAGGTCTCGATGTATAACACCATTATCATGCATATATTTAATAGCATCTAATATTTGTGCACCAAAATGTCTAGTACATTCCTCATTTAAAGTATTGTATCTCTTGATCAATGTCAATAATTCACCATTTGAAGCATAatccaaaacaaaataaagcGAATCTTTATCCTGGAAGGTGaaatataatgaaataaCCCCTAATCTATTACTTAATCGATTCAATGCATGTTTTTCTATATTGACATACTTgactttcttttcttttataatATGTCGCTTATCAAGTACTTTTACAGCATATTGTTTACCAGTAATCTTATCAGTGGCTAAAATCACCGTGGAATATGAACCTTCACCCAATTCTTTaccaaatttgaaatcagtAACATTTCGCCGAATAGTTTTCATTTCTCCATCCATAGTCTTGATAGTTTTAACTGCAGCACCCTTTTTTTCCCAATTCTCCTCGTTTTGTTTCAATGTTTCGGATTTTGGTATTTCGTCtgta
This genomic stretch from Candida albicans SC5314 chromosome 1, complete sequence harbors:
- the PKH2 gene encoding serine/threonine protein kinase (Putative serine/threonine protein kinase; predicted role in sphingolipid-mediated signaling pathway that controls endocytosis; mRNA binds She3 and is localized to hyphal tips), whose amino-acid sequence is MHKFRYSLHQHYSKRNSSDKSKDSPISQNSNEENDSTKLSSSSLQDLHDDLDDIYNNYTLAQGTNNNSVDTLDSENNQAINKFIDKPPAIHGMEPQLPVMHVSSRLSSLGNTTNETGESIAKSAPGTPLSSHSFDFRPHHPRAVTNSSLNVLLDTPNVSSEFNHLVDQTPPNESVERFDDSNNTVDNTEEEENNDDTDEIPKSETLKQNEENWEKKGAAVKTIKTMDGEMKTIRRNVTDFKFGKELGEGSYSTVILATDKITGKQYAVKVLDKRHIIKEKKVKYVNIEKHALNRLSNRLGVISLYFTFQDKDSLYFVLDYASNGELLTLIKRYNTLNEECTRHFGAQILDAIKYMHDNGVIHRDLKPENILLDDKMRIQITDFGTARLLEKKNDESEEYPVDVRAKSFVGTAEYVSPELLENKYCGKPGDVWAFGCIIYQMIAGKPPFKATNEYLTFQKITKLQFAFSAGFPTIIRDLIKKILVLQPSRRATIPEIQKHYFFQSVDFKDFDSIWLSDPPEIGPYKMTAKSMMKVPELNKAPITTVIKKNVKKSTNSNSNTNNVATAVGGSSSNGHKGSSPTPEKEPSPATINNKSTEKVSAASVAAYVLNKPATNQNSSTSEDSSKRSSNSNETRKLSYSQQDYIPGTNILRPQISTRPSVGSYVKTTPSKDRKTLTKVPSNIHQQQEKVKPKVMEVKPATTLEAAWEPYLTHPDERILRIGPVIAHKEPTEPFEKKNKASLHISPLDINKEQRSRSNTSLLTQIVNEVNNNTSELKKVENADESLAIIEPQYNMKRSPTSDSKKSMDIERSASTSGSRISKKAIFKKLGFSHLEKNDSEESNGPSLTEKPQTCTLVVTTHGRALLFIRNDIESNYLLIAEIKLKYPFIHFQELVISQTKFSKLVPSVGVFVISSIDNSLIFEVEKFEVNQWTEALAKSKYNEIGKR